The Brassica napus cultivar Da-Ae chromosome C1, Da-Ae, whole genome shotgun sequence DNA segment aaacataactaATGTATGTCAATATGAACATCATATCATAAACATAAAGCCTCCCACTAAAATCAAGATCACATCTTAATATACTTAATACCCATGGCTGCAGTATGACTTTCATACTTAGGCCATGGAAGAGGCTTTGTTAATTGATCAACAACATTTGCATCCATTGAGACTATGATGTGGTGCTTTGCTTGGAACTCTTCCAACCCACCACTCTCCATTAAGACAAAAGATAAACCAACTCGTGATCGAAAATCACTTTTGTCATTTTGAAAAATTGGTATCGCTGTAACCACTTACAACCAGCTCATAATTCCTCTATAGACCAAGAATTTATCCTTAGTATTTCTCAAATACTTGAGAATATTCTTCACTGTTGTCCAGTGACTTTCACTTGGATCAGATTGGTATCGACTCGTCATGCTCAAAGCATACACAACATCTGTACTAGTACAGATCATGGCATACATGATAGATCCTTTAGCAGAAGCATATGTGATTTTACTCATGCGCTCTCGCTCATCATGTGTCGAAGGACACTGAGTCTTGCTAAGAGTTATGCCATGAGACATTGGCAAAAAGCCTTTCTTGGAATCATGCATCTTGAATCTATGTAAAACCTTATCGATATAAGTATCTTGACATAATCCAATAGTCTTATTTAATCTATCTCTATAGATTCTTATTCCAAGGATATATGTAGCTTTTTCCATGTCTTTCATAAAGAAACAACCTCAAAGTATGTCATCTACATACAACACCAAGGAAACTGCGCTCCCACTAGTCTTCTTGTAAATGCAAGGTTCTTCTTTATTTCTAATGAAATCAAACTCTTTGATTGCCTCATTAAAACGGAGATTCCAACTCCGAGATGCTTGCTTCAAGCAATATATTGGAGTCAGGGCCCATCATAGCTTCCTCAAAGGACGTGGGTTCATCACTCTCTATTATCAATAGATCATGATGATCTGTCACCCAAACCTCATATCTATCAGGTTCGCGACGTGTCCTTTTGGACCAACGCACTCCAGGTTCCACAGGTGTAGATTCTACGACTCTTCGTAAATCTAATTGATCATCTTCCTAAGATGATGAAACCATCTCCTGTGTTTCTCGAACTTCTTCGAGTTATACTTTACCTCCACTATTCTTCTTAGAAAGAAATTTTCTCTCAAGAAAAACACCACTATGAGCAACAAACACTTTGTTCTCGGTGGGGTAGTAAAAGTAATAACCTTTGGTTTCTTTAGGACAACCAATTAAGTAGCATTCATCAGATTTAGGTCCAAGCTTATCAGTAAACATACATTTGACATAAGCATTAGAACCTCAAATTTTCAGAAAAGACAGATTTGGAACCTTTCCAGTCCACATCTCATATGGTGTCTTCTCAACTGGTTTTGATGGACATCTATTTAGCGTAAACGCAGACGTTTCTAGAGCGTATCTCCAAAAAGATGGTGGAAGATTTGTATGACTCATCATAGACCGAACCATATCTAATAAAGTTTGATTTCTCCtttcggacacaccattccaTTGTGGTGTTCCTGGCTGAGTGAGCTGTGAAACAATTCCACATTCTCTCAGatgattattaaaaagtaaagttagttaattataataaaaataagattacttttacgttttattttatttaaaattttaaaaaggaaattaattattttatttcttttagatttttatacatatattgtatttttaatagaaaaattctgtttaattatttatatattttgacttatacatacaaacacatatttatcatattcacacatactcatgtacgacaataacatcaaaattaaaagttatgctagcatcataagatgtaataaggataataaaaagttgagttgtatcaagaaattaaaacaaaatactcaggtaatacttttcatgtaaatattattgtattttgtaaaaataatatgtggaagcttaaacctaaatatagatgtaaaatatttgtagctattttttcataattgtttaacataaaattatctattaaaaaagaaagttatttacttataagAAAACAGTAAGAgtacttttacatttttcttttaattatgtttttacaaaagtaatattatctattttaaagttagtttttcttcatatttttattaaataatttattgtacttgtagaattttacaattcatttttgtttaacatttttttcttaaaagttaatgtttatattttataattctctatctttagtatctttaaaaaaaaattataatgaaaaagaataataacaataataataatagtaaaactagtaataataataagactattaaatatatttaagaaaaatcgtttttattactttagtatatatattttaattatgatataGTTTAACACATATCATATGTtaattagaaattttgaaaaaccaaactcaatataatcttttataattatattttcattaaaagtttagaaaagaaaaattatattaaataaattgttttcaaatatattttttaggatttttataaagtaaaatttctgaaaacattactactaaatatttttaaaattcgtttttactattaaataatttttaaaagtagtttttgttcaaaattcgtttttattagcttattatatatatttttaatcattatatattaaacaaatgtcacaatactaaaagaaaaattattagcaaataatcttttgcaataatcttttgattaggattttaaaaagggaaaattaatattaaataatatatataataagatttttaataaaattcatttttgttaatatcttagtatatatatattttaatcatgagatagattaacacatgtcacaatcttaaatatataattgtcatgTGTCGTGATCATGtcaattagcaactttgaataaccaagctttatataataagattatttttggaaATAAAGTTGATCACAACGTTAAAGAAAACATCAAAGACGTTCTTGGGATTACTTCTGAAGGAGGTATGGGAAAGTACCTAGGACTCCCAAAACAAATATGTGGATCTAAGATGAAAGTCTTCTCCTATGTACAAGATCGCCTCAACGGATGCGTCAATTCGTTGTCAGCTAGATTACTCTCGAAAGGGGTAAAGAGGTTCAAATAAAATTAGTGGCGCATGCTGTGCCGACATACAGTATGTCGTGCTACTTTCTTACACAAGGCATAGTGGAAAAACTAAAAAGCGCAATATAAAATTTTTGGTGGAGCTCGAGTCAAAATAACCGAGGTTTACATTGGATCGCATGGGATAAAATTTGTATCCCTCATGACCAGGGAGGACTCGGCTTTTTAGACTTACACGATTTTAATGTTGCTTTGCTAGCGAAACAACTTTGGAAATTGATACAGTTCCCAAACTCCCTTCTCGCTCGAGTTTTGAGAGGACGATACTACAACCGATCAAGTCCTTTGGAAGATCGCAAGGTTTACTCACCCTCCTACGATTGGCGTAGTATTATGGCAGGAAAATCGCTCCTCACATCGGGCCTACGAAAGACTATCGGAGCAGGTCTCAACACCTGTGTTTGGACTGAGCCTTGGATCCCTGATATTGTCGCTCGACCTCCGAGACCGTCTGATCGCGTTACTTATAGACACCCAAAACTCCTTGTTCATTCCTTTATTAGGCGTGATACAAGGGGTTGGGATACTAATCTTTTACTAGAATATTTTCACCCCGAGGATATCCCGCTTATTCTCAAACTGCGACCGAGCAACACGTGGTCCATGGACGGGTATGCATGGAACTACACAAAATCGGGAGTTTACTCAGTAAAATCAGGATATAAACGGTTACAGGAGATCAAAGCGTGTGACGTTGAAGTTCAGGTTGTACAACCTAGTATCACTGGTTTACAGAGCCATGTGTGGAGCATTCATGCTCTTGGGAAGATGAGACACTTTATGTGGCAAGCCTTGACAGGATGCATTGCGACGACAGAAAGACTTGCTTATAGACACATGGGCACTGATAGGAGCTGTCCTAGATGCGGTGACCCTGAGGAAACCATTAACCATCTTCTTTTTGAATGTCCCCCGCCCTTCAGATGTGGGCTTTATcggactatccgtcccttccgGGTTACTTCCCGAGTACCTCTGTTTATCAAAACATGCTTCCTCTtttggaagaagaaaaacgtgGCCCATATGGAACCACTTATTGAAACTTTCCCATGGATcttatggtacatttggaagacACGAAATGATAAAGTTTTTAATGGAAAAGAGGTATCACCTGTGGATACCCTCCAGCTAGCTTCCATTGAAGCCGAATGTTGGAGGAAAGCCAACCTACTTGAGGACAGCGAGGAAGAGGAGACACAGACTGCTCCTTCGACTATCTCGACTCTCCTTGCAGACCCTCAACTCCCGACCTGTCAAATCGATGCGTCATGGATTGAGAATGACACGGTTAGTGGTCTAGGGTGGTTTTATAAGGATCAAATGGGAGTTGAGAGATTTGGACTGCAAGGATGCCGGAAAAACATATCACCTCTCCATGATGAGATGGAAGGACTCATATGGGCAATGTCATGTTTGCAAGACCTACTTTGCACCATGATTCATATAGAGACGGATTGTTCCGGCCTAGTGGACATGATTGTGAACCCCACCGACTGGCCGGCGTTTGCCTTCGAGCTAGTCTCATTCAAACGCCTAAAGGCGGGTTTCTCGGTTTTTAACATTGACCGTATACCCAGAACCAAGAATTTGCGTGCAGATTCTCTCGCGAAGGAGGCAAGAAACATCggagttctcttttcccataTAGATCAGACCCAGCCGGACAGAGCGTTTTTTCGGAACGACTCAAGCCCGACTTCCACTTGATCTTAGAAGATGAGAGtcgacaaaaaaatatatatatatctatctattattataaagaaCTGTTTGTTCTCTCCTGGTGCTACCACGTCAGCTTCCACCTAGGAAAGTCGCGCGTTGTGAAGTCGCCACGTATCGACTCACTCTAAACGCTCCGTTTCATTAACTCTTCGGTCTACTGGGCTTCATTCAGGTGTTCTGTGTTTGGGCTTTGGAATGTCTAATTTTGATCTCTATCTGGGCCGAAAGAACAGAGCCGCCTCTGTTACCCTAATCAGCTTTAGACGAGAAACGAAAGTCGCATCTCCCCATCCTTCGACGGCGAGTCGATGTCGTTTCTGCTTTCCTTCACCACAACGGTCCGAGTTAAGAGTTTATGTGTATAAATATGTGTGAGATTTCTCCCTAACAACTCATCTTCACTTCGTCTCTCTCATATTCATCCTGATAGATTTTGATATGGCTAACTCCAGTGCTGGTGGATGTTAACGTAAGTCTGTTCtccatatttttattattcatgaTTCAACAATATTCCGGCTAGCTTCTTCATGTTTGTTCGCTAttgtttttacattatttttttctccttatATTCTCCTCTTGATGTTTGGTTTTTCTATGAATCGAATTATGTTTACTTTGTGGTCTGGTGGGTGCTCTGCTCTCTGGGATTGTTTTTCTAGAAGTGTTTCCCCCACCACACACCACACTAGATCCAACTATTGCTTTATGTTCTCTTATGCTTTTGCTTGCAGTTATTTCAGTGAGTGTCAACATCCAGATAAGAAACAGAGGATGCAACTTAGCAGAAAACTGGGTTTAGTTCCAAGACAGGTCAAGTTTTGGTTTCAGAACCGTAGAATACAGaaggttttcaattttttacttTCTCTCTTCCTCGCTTTGTCTCTTtctccaataaaaaaaaagaaaaagaagtacTTAGTGTTGCTTCTCCATCGTTTCTTCTTGCAGGCACAACAAGAAAGAGCTGATAGTAGTGCACTCAAGGAAGAGAGTGATAGGATTCGTTGCGAAAACACTGCCATTCGAGAAGCTTACGAACACACCATTTGCCACAACTGTGGTGATGCTCCTGTTCATGACAACTCTTACTTTGATGCACAGAAGCTTTGAATCTAAAATTCTTAGAGAAGAGGTTTTGGCTTTTTCTTTATGGAACATGTTTCACGCATTGTGATTGATCTTAGAGAGTAAACTTCCACTAACATCTTTTTTATCCTGGCAGCTCGAGAGGGTTTCAAGCATTGCAGCTAAGAACATGGGGAGGCCACTTTCTCATCTCCCACCACTACTAAACCAGATGCACCTCAATTAGAGTTACTCCACAGTGGTCCTTCGCTTGATTTTGATCTTCTTCTAGGAAGTTGTTCTTCAATGGCAGCCTCGAGTTAACCATCTCAACCAAACTTGGTTATCTCAGACATGGATAAGTCTCGGATGACCAACATTGCTTTGACCGCTATGAAAGATTTGCTTAACACAAACAATATATAGATAAGACGAACTTTTCTTCGTTCTaatatacgtatatatatatttgtctaATAAGAAAAAGAGTAATGTAAGATGTAAAAGTCAATGATTAATTCTTTATTGAAGTAAGGTAATGTTTCTTTAATGATTAACGTTTGTATAAAAAAATGCTTCTATAAGAGTATTTTCATAATCCTTACTAGAAATCTACGATACTGCAAACGAAAACGTACATCTTCACAACAGTACAAATTCCATACACCATCTTATGACCTCATGTTTTAATGATCCAAACACATACTAACCAATGCGTCAATACCCCGACCAAATAGTCTTTTACCACCCCATACCAAATGCACCACATACTTCACCTACCCCATACCAAGAAAAATAACGAAAAGTTTAGAATCAAAACAATCTACGAAGTTtaccaaaaacaataaaatattaaagttaactggaagtaagaaaaaaaactaacaaaattacaaaaataaaaataaaacaggaATAAAAATCAATGATGCAATATCAAATTAGAATGTGATATTAATACAAAACAGTGAAATGTTTTtactaaaaatgattttatatcataattttggaccgaaaatattttctaaatctaaACCATTAAATAGATGCATTAATCCTTAATATTGTAAACAAGAATGTAAGAAAAACATTaagttaaaaagtatataaaaattacaaaagataataattgtaaaaataaatagtatttaATGGTAAACTTTAAATAAATTGTGAATAATATTTAATGGTAAAAGTTTTATATCttcttaaataataatataaataatataaatgcaATGAAAATAGAGAAAgattttaattgaaaataaattaagaattataaatattttattaaaaattaatgcaaacttttgttttcttttctatacaAGAATTAATATtaggaaaaaaacaaacaattttgACAATGAAACAACTCCGTAATAAGGCTAAAGCATCTTTGAATATTGGCAAACAACAATTGTGGTAAAGGTAACTATCTCGGTAACGATCTCTATGCCATAATTTTGCTATGTACAGGAGAACATGAAAGAATGCATGAAATttatgaattgtcatgaatggCAAACTGGCATGCCTGGAGCTGACAAATGATGAAGTAGATTAAATGTTCCTTATGTAACGTTTCTATATTGAAAACGAAGTATTATAGAACTAATATGATATTTATAATGCCACCAAGAAAGTGCCACATCAATAATTTGGAAAATCGATGCATTGATTGTTATTATTACTATAAACAAACGGTGAAGTTTGTGGAGTTGGTTTTGCTGTAACTAATATGTGCCTACACTCATCGACCACTACTCATTTTCACAGTTTCcagtttcaaatgtttttttattagattCATTTTACTTTCTTCACATTCAATATAACATTCTACTTTTAATAACAAATGCAGCTTCAAATAATCACCACTTCCACTCCAATAACATGTAAAAAGACTATGATTTCAACATAAAAATTACTCACAACCCAAACCTTCTGAACCCAAAATATAGAAACCACCCGAATATGGGATCAaatttttgttaaaagaaaCAACATGATGACCATTCGAAGCCTTCACAACATATGAACGCCACAACTCTTTAATATAGAAACACCTATTTAGTTCTAAATATATCTTATTACATATAATCCCTCcatatttaaaacttttttgaagacaaaaatcattatcatatACATTTCTTGCAAATGCAAACCTAAAACACAAACGccaaaatcatacaaaaaattaataccatagatcacaagtaaagtatatcccgcccgtagggcgggccggccctattatatataataagattgtTTTTATATACAGGTGGAGGGCCTAATGTATCAGATTCAGGAGGTTAACAATTACTTTCAAAGATCTCATGTTGGGTGGGATATGTTTTATGGTGGATATGTAACATCTCAAAGGATGAAGGTAAATTGGTTTATACGGGTCTATATTTTATGGCATGGTTCGGGATATATAGTAGCCTTTTTAGATAGCAGCAGGTCTTGCGGAGCAAAGGACTATGGATTGCAAAAATATTTGGGATGGTTACACCATAGGTGGATTTTTGTCTTTCATTGTTGCACGGTTTACACGTATTGGACATAGATGTTGTATTACAAGGGTATAAGGATATCATCAATTAGTTATCGTGTATACAATTGTGTTATTTTTTATCACTGGGTCATTGGATCAAGACCATGTGTGGAACCGTACATCaatag contains these protein-coding regions:
- the LOC125580065 gene encoding uncharacterized protein LOC125580065, with product MAGKSLLTSGLRKTIGAGLNTCVWTEPWIPDIVARPPRPSDRVTYRHPKLLVHSFIRRDTRGWDTNLLLEYFHPEDIPLILKLRPSNTWSMDGYAWNYTKSGVYSVKSGYKRLQEIKACDVEVQVVQPSITGLQSHVWSIHALGKMRHFMWQALTGCIATTERLAYRHMGTDRSCPRCGDPEETINHLLFECPPPFRCGLYRTIRPFRVTSRVPLFIKTCFLFWKKKNVAHMEPLIETFPWILWYIWKTRNDKVFNGKEVSPVDTLQLASIEAECWRKANLLEDSEEEETQTAPSTISTLLADPQLPTCQIDASWIENDTVSGLGWFYKDQMGVERFGLQGCRKNISPLHDEMEGLIWAMSCLQDLLCTMIHIETDCSGLVDMIVNPTDWPAFAFELVSFKRLKAGFSVFNIDRIPRTKNLRADSLAKEARNIGVLFSHIDQTQPDRAFFRNDSSPTST
- the LOC125580482 gene encoding homeobox-leucine zipper protein HDG12-like translates to MLTYFSECQHPDKKQRMQLSRKLGLVPRQVKFWFQNRRIQKAQQERADSSALKEESDRIRCENTAIREAYEHTICHNCAREGFKHCS